In the genome of Serratia symbiotica (Periphyllus acericola), the window CATCCGCTCGGTAAAAACATGATCGGCGCGTTCTATCAACCTGCTTCGGTAGTGGTTGATTTGGACTGCTTGCAAACTTTGCCAGCGCGTGAACTTTCCTCTGGCATGGCTGAAGTGATCAAGTATGGGATTATTCTTGACCGTGACTTTTTCGTCTGGCTTGAAAACAATATAGATGCGTTGGTGGCGCTAGATATGCATGCTCTGGCCTACTGTATCCGCCGCTGCTGCGAGCTGAAAGCTGAGGTAGTAGCTGCTGATGAACGCGAAAGCGGTTCGCGTGCCCTGCTGAATTTAGGCCATACTTACGGCCATGCGATCGAAGCTGAAATGGGATATGGTGTGTGGTTGCACGGAGAAGCCGTCGCGGTCGGCATAGTGATGGCGGCGGAAACCGCGCATCGCCTCGGCCAGATCTCCGTTGATGATATCGAGCGCATTAAAGCGTTGCTGCTGCGCGCTGGCCTGCCGGTTTGTGGGCCGCAGGAAATGACGCCAGGAAGTTATCTGCCGCATATAATGCGTGATAAAAAAGTGCTGGCTGGCGAGTTGCGTTTGGTACTGCCGACGGCCATCGGCCAGGCGCAAGTCCGCAGTGGCATTGGGCATGAGCGGGTGCTGACATCGATCGCCGCCTGCCTTCCCATAGGGCATGTTTAGCTAAATCAGGCAAAGTCACCGTTGCTTAGCCGCCGTTAATATCTATATACCCTAAATAATTCGAGTTACAGGAAGGCGGCATCGCAGCAACAAATTGGTTGGGAACCGATTTGAACAACGCTTGCGCTGGGCCACAGGCTGAACCTCAGGAATGAGATTCATTAATCCCCCACTCGCTTATACCCGTCAGTGACTGGGGTGAACGAGGAAAGCTAATGCAGAGTCAACTTGAAGTAGGGCGGGTATATTACTAATTAATAAAGTATGATATGTGTCGCTTTTCTATCATCGGGTTAATTTGCCCGTGCCACAATGGCGGGCTCTTGCTTCTAGTTAGAGGGTTTCAGATGGATGAGTTTAAACTAGAAGACGATCTCAGACCTGATAGCTGTGATCGTCGTCCTATGCACTCGCACAAACCGGCTGTGGTATCTCGTTTTGCCGTATCGCGTCATTATTTGATGATAGGTACTGGCGTTTTGGTGTTGCTATTGCTGGTTATCGGCATGGGTTCGACGTTGAAGGCACCGACTAAACATGAAACAGCGCAGGAAGGCACGCAAAACGGCGTGGCCAAAGATATCAACCTGTCCGGTTCTTCGGCACTCGCCACCAGCAACAACGGCGTATTAGGTGGTACCACCGATGCCCATGGTAATGTTGGCGTGAGCACAATGTCTCAGCCGCAGAATGTCAGCGTTCCGCGGATCGCCAGCACGCCGACGCAAGCCCAGTCGTTGCCCCCGCAAGGTGGGGCGCAGCAGCGTATCGAGCTGCCAGGCAATATGGTGGATGCGCTCTCTTCGCAGCAAGGGCAGGTTGACATAGTGACTCAATGCAAAACCGGGGTGCAATCAACATTACCGATGGCGTCGGCGACAGTAATGAACGGCGCAGCGGCGAGAGAAGCCATGCATCCGCCTCAAAGGAGTGCGCCGCAGGCAAAAACCGCCAGCAAATCTGCCACTACGCACCATAAAGTGCCAACCACGGTGTCAGCACCAACCTTAACCTCTTCTACCAAGGCGGGAACGGTAAGCGGCATTGCCTTGCAGTCCGCAGCAGGGAACCACTATACCCTGCAACTGAGCAGTGCCTCGCGCCCCGATACGTTGCATGCCTACGCTAAGCAGCAGAAGCTGCAAAACTGCCTGGTATACCCCACCCAACGTAACGGCAAACCCTGGTATGTGTTGGTGAGTGGTAACTATGCGTCTTCTGAGGAAGCAAAGCGTGCCATAGTAACGTTGTCTGCGGATGTGCAGGCGAAAAAACCTTGGGTTCGGCCTGCACGTCAAGTCCAGCAAGAGCTTAAAAAATAAATCATTTAGACATGAGGACTGACGTGCCGTCTAAAACAGAGTACAATCCGCCGCTCTGCATTATATAAGTAGCTAATTGACGGCATGAAGAAAAACCGCGCTTTTTTAAAATGGGCTGGTGGAAAGTACCCGTTGGTGGACGAGATTCGTCGTCATTTGCCAGCGGGAGACTGCTTAATCGAGCCATTTGTGGGGGCAGGTTCAGTTTTTCTGAATACAGAGTACGATGCCTATATTCTCGCCGACATCAACAGCGATCTTATCAACCTGTATAACATCGTTAAGCTGTGCACAGAAGATTTTGTGAGCGATGCCCGTATTCTTTTCACCAATGAATTTAATAACTCAGATCAATTTTACCTGCTACGCAAAGAGTTCAATGCTAGCATCAATGCCTATCGTCGGGCACTGCTATTTCTATATCTGAACCGCTACTGCTATAACGGCTTGTGTCGCTATAATCTACGCGGCGAGTTCAACGTGCCTTTTGGTCGTTATAAGAAACCCTACTTCCCTGAGGAAGAGCTGTACTGGTTTTCTGAAAAATCCCGCAATGCCACTTTTATCTGTGAGCATTACCGTACTACCATGGCAAAGGCGATACGCGGTACGGTGGTGTATTG includes:
- the aroB gene encoding 3-dehydroquinate synthase, which gives rise to MERITVTLGERSYPITIAAGLFNDPASFMPLKAGEQVMLVTNQTLAPLYLERVRKVLEQGCVRVDQVILPDGEQYKSLAVLEQVFSALLQKPHGRDTTLIALGGGVIGDLTGVAAACYQRGVRFIQVPTTLLSQVDSSVGGKTAVNHPLGKNMIGAFYQPASVVVDLDCLQTLPARELSSGMAEVIKYGIILDRDFFVWLENNIDALVALDMHALAYCIRRCCELKAEVVAADERESGSRALLNLGHTYGHAIEAEMGYGVWLHGEAVAVGIVMAAETAHRLGQISVDDIERIKALLLRAGLPVCGPQEMTPGSYLPHIMRDKKVLAGELRLVLPTAIGQAQVRSGIGHERVLTSIAACLPIGHV
- a CDS encoding SPOR domain-containing protein, which translates into the protein MDEFKLEDDLRPDSCDRRPMHSHKPAVVSRFAVSRHYLMIGTGVLVLLLLVIGMGSTLKAPTKHETAQEGTQNGVAKDINLSGSSALATSNNGVLGGTTDAHGNVGVSTMSQPQNVSVPRIASTPTQAQSLPPQGGAQQRIELPGNMVDALSSQQGQVDIVTQCKTGVQSTLPMASATVMNGAAAREAMHPPQRSAPQAKTASKSATTHHKVPTTVSAPTLTSSTKAGTVSGIALQSAAGNHYTLQLSSASRPDTLHAYAKQQKLQNCLVYPTQRNGKPWYVLVSGNYASSEEAKRAIVTLSADVQAKKPWVRPARQVQQELKK
- the dam gene encoding adenine-specific DNA-methyltransferase encodes the protein MKKNRAFLKWAGGKYPLVDEIRRHLPAGDCLIEPFVGAGSVFLNTEYDAYILADINSDLINLYNIVKLCTEDFVSDARILFTNEFNNSDQFYLLRKEFNASINAYRRALLFLYLNRYCYNGLCRYNLRGEFNVPFGRYKKPYFPEEELYWFSEKSRNATFICEHYRTTMAKAIRGTVVYCDPPYAPLSATANFTAYHTNNFSIIDQQDLARMAHQLSIQSQVPVLISNHDTELTRDWYQQASLDVVKARRTISRNALGRGKVNELLALYCGTGKYTGV